In Methylobacterium sp. WL1, the sequence CTTGCGTGCGTTGCCGATGCCCGGCGGCGTGCCCGTGGCGATGATGTCACCCGGCACCAGAGTAAGACCACGTGAGAGTTCGGCGATAATGCGGGCGACCTTGAAGTACATCTGTTTGGTCGATGCATCCTGCTTAACTACGTCGTTAACGCGCGTGATCAGGTGGAGGTCGGTTGGGTCGAGATCGCCCGCCGGTACGATCCAGGGGCCGATCGGCCCATAGCCGTCCAGGCTCTTGCCCTTGAACCACTGCCCACCGTGAAGCTTGATCTGCATGTCGCGAGCGGTAGTGTCGTTGATGACGCTGTAGCCGAAGACGTGGCTCATCGCGTCGGCTTCCTCGATATTGCGCCCACGCGTGCCGATGATCACGGCGAGTTCTACCTCCCAGTCTATCGCGGTCGAGACCGCGGGGTCGAAAGGGATCGGGTCGTAGGGGCCGTTCACGGTATTGACGCCCTTGGTGAAGAACACCGGATGCGCCGGATAATCCATGTTTGTGCCGCGGACGGCTTGGCCTTCCGCGAAGTGCTCCAGATAGTTCCAGCCGACTGCATAGATGTTGCGGGTCGGTGTTGGAATTGGGGCGAGAAGGCGTACAGTCTCGACACTCGGGCCATCGCCAGAGGTTGCGGCACGGCGGACGGCATCAAGCGCGGCAGGACCGGCCTCAATGAGTGAGACCATTCGTGCCGGGTCGAAGCCCGACATCCCGGCCTGCGACAGGTCAACGATGCGCCCATCCGGTCTCACGGCGCCGACCCGCGGCGTGCTGCCCGCGTTCGGCATGAAGGTGGCGAGGCGCAGCGTGTTGCTGCCCCCCTGCGCGGGTAAGATGGGCCGCTCAGGGATTGGGGCGGATGTCTGTGCCTTTGCTGGTGACGCCAGTACGCCCGCCGCCGTCGCGGCGATCGAAAGGTGGAGCAGATCGCGTCGGGTGCTCATGAATCATCCTCCGGTAAAGGCGCACGGCATCAGTGCGCTGGAGCGCAGCGTTCATCTGTGCCGGTGGGCTGAGTTGGACATGTCCGCTCGGTGGATCAGTTCAGGTCATGCTGTCGAAGAAATCCGAGAACCTCCCGCGTAAAGTTCTCAGGTGCCTGAAGCTGAGGAACGTGAGCGCAGTCGGACAGCATCACGAATTTCGCGTCCGGCAGGCCGGCCGCGAGTTCACGCGCCATGGCGGGTGGGGTTGCCTCGTCGTGCTCTCCGACCAGAACCAGGACGGGGACGCGCACCTCGGACAAGCGTCCGCGCAGGTCGAGG encodes:
- a CDS encoding fumarylacetoacetate hydrolase family protein, translating into MSTRRDLLHLSIAATAAGVLASPAKAQTSAPIPERPILPAQGGSNTLRLATFMPNAGSTPRVGAVRPDGRIVDLSQAGMSGFDPARMVSLIEAGPAALDAVRRAATSGDGPSVETVRLLAPIPTPTRNIYAVGWNYLEHFAEGQAVRGTNMDYPAHPVFFTKGVNTVNGPYDPIPFDPAVSTAIDWEVELAVIIGTRGRNIEEADAMSHVFGYSVINDTTARDMQIKLHGGQWFKGKSLDGYGPIGPWIVPAGDLDPTDLHLITRVNDVVKQDASTKQMYFKVARIIAELSRGLTLVPGDIIATGTPPGIGNARKPPEYLKPGDVMETEIVGIGTLRNIIQAVPT